A genomic region of Mycobacteriales bacterium contains the following coding sequences:
- a CDS encoding low molecular weight phosphatase family protein, with the protein MTQPTDGAQRYRILLVCTGNICRSPFAERLLRARLDERFGADAGCIEVSSAGTWGLVDEPMQPEAAETLRRYGGDPEGFTAQALGPELIEAADLVLALTREHRAKIVMMSPRAAARTVTLLEYARLLSGVTAADVPPADGLAARFRALTKVAFGRRGYVPLDDPADDDVPDPYGGKPAGYERAAELIAGALDVPLALL; encoded by the coding sequence GTGACGCAGCCGACCGATGGTGCTCAGCGTTACCGGATCCTGCTGGTCTGCACCGGCAACATCTGCCGCTCGCCGTTCGCCGAGCGACTGTTGCGGGCGCGTCTCGACGAGCGCTTCGGCGCCGATGCGGGATGCATCGAGGTGTCCAGCGCCGGCACGTGGGGCCTGGTCGACGAGCCGATGCAGCCCGAGGCGGCGGAGACGTTGCGGCGCTACGGCGGCGATCCGGAAGGCTTCACGGCGCAGGCGCTCGGTCCGGAGCTGATCGAGGCGGCCGACCTGGTGCTGGCGCTCACCCGCGAGCACCGCGCGAAGATCGTCATGATGTCGCCCCGGGCGGCGGCGCGCACGGTGACCCTCCTCGAGTACGCCCGGCTGCTGTCCGGGGTGACGGCCGCTGACGTGCCGCCCGCCGACGGCCTGGCAGCGCGCTTCCGCGCTCTCACCAAGGTCGCCTTCGGCCGCCGCGGCTACGTCCCGCTCGACGATCCCGCCGACGACGACGTGCCGGATCCGTACGGCGGGAAGCCGGCCGGCTACGAGCGGGCGGCGGAGCTGATCGCCGGGGCGCTCGACGTTCCGCTCGCGCTGCTCTGA
- a CDS encoding L-threonylcarbamoyladenylate synthase yields MSKVYDCADPQERETGLDEAAAAIRSGELVVLPTDTVYGVGADAFLPQAIEGLLVAKGRDRSMPVPVLVASPSMLNALVDQMPETAAALTEAFWPGALTLVLRHTAHLVWDLGDSKGTVAVRMPASDIAQDLITRTGPLGVSSANRSGHPPATTMLDARLQLGAAVSVYLDGGPSGDAVPSSIVDVTGDQPRLLRAGALDIEALREVVPDLEG; encoded by the coding sequence ATGAGCAAGGTCTACGACTGCGCGGACCCGCAGGAGCGCGAGACCGGTCTCGACGAGGCCGCAGCGGCGATCCGCAGCGGCGAGCTCGTCGTGCTGCCCACCGACACCGTGTACGGCGTCGGCGCCGACGCTTTCTTGCCGCAGGCGATCGAAGGCCTGTTGGTGGCGAAGGGGCGTGACCGCAGCATGCCGGTTCCGGTGCTGGTCGCTTCGCCGAGCATGCTCAACGCCCTTGTCGACCAGATGCCGGAGACCGCGGCCGCGCTCACCGAAGCGTTCTGGCCCGGCGCACTCACCTTGGTGCTGCGCCACACCGCCCACCTGGTGTGGGATCTGGGCGACAGCAAGGGCACCGTCGCCGTCCGGATGCCGGCGAGTGACATCGCGCAGGACCTCATCACCCGCACCGGCCCGCTCGGGGTCTCCAGCGCGAACCGCTCCGGGCATCCGCCGGCCACGACCATGCTCGACGCCCGGCTCCAGCTCGGCGCGGCGGTGTCGGTGTATCTCGACGGCGGTCCCAGTGGCGACGCGGTGCCGTCGTCGATCGTCGACGTGACCGGCGATCAGCCGCGTCTGTTGCGCGCCGGCGCGCTCGACATCGAAGCGCTTCGCGAGGTCGTACCGGATCTCGAGGGCTGA
- the prmC gene encoding peptide chain release factor N(5)-glutamine methyltransferase — protein sequence MISVREAARRLEAAGVASPMYDARELLRHAEVSDLDPEQLVAARSSRVPLQHLVGSAGFRYLDLAVGPGVFIPRPETELLVDAVLRAIAGPAHTAHAAQPRVVDLCAGSGAIGLSVAKEHPRARVDLVEASPMAVAWLRKNAAGQPRVTVHHADLADAPTDAEAMIDVVVSNPPYVPIDERDLVEPEVRDHDPAEALWAGVDGLDVIRRVVDRARVLLRPGGSVVVEHSERQHESVPELLVAAGFGDVVDHRDLTGRFRFTTAVRPAQ from the coding sequence GTGATCAGCGTTCGTGAGGCCGCGCGACGGCTCGAGGCGGCCGGCGTTGCAAGCCCGATGTACGACGCGCGAGAGCTGCTGCGCCACGCCGAGGTCAGCGACCTCGACCCGGAGCAGCTCGTCGCCGCGCGGTCCTCACGCGTGCCGCTGCAGCATCTGGTCGGTTCGGCGGGCTTTCGCTATCTCGACCTCGCCGTCGGCCCCGGCGTGTTCATCCCCCGGCCGGAGACCGAGCTGCTCGTCGACGCGGTGCTGCGCGCGATCGCCGGCCCTGCGCACACTGCGCACGCGGCGCAACCGAGGGTGGTCGACCTGTGCGCCGGCTCCGGAGCGATCGGTCTGTCGGTCGCCAAGGAGCACCCGCGCGCGAGGGTCGATCTCGTCGAGGCGTCGCCGATGGCCGTTGCCTGGCTGCGCAAGAACGCGGCCGGACAGCCGCGCGTGACCGTGCACCACGCCGACCTGGCTGATGCGCCCACCGATGCCGAGGCCATGATCGACGTCGTGGTGTCCAACCCGCCGTACGTCCCGATCGACGAGCGTGATCTCGTCGAGCCCGAGGTCCGCGACCACGATCCGGCGGAGGCGTTGTGGGCCGGCGTCGACGGGCTCGATGTGATCCGTCGCGTCGTCGATCGGGCGCGTGTTCTGCTCCGCCCCGGCGGCAGCGTGGTCGTCGAGCATTCGGAGCGACAGCACGAGTCCGTGCCGGAGCTGCTGGTCGCTGCGGGGTTCGGCGATGTCGTCGACCACCGTGATCTGACCGGCCGCTTTCGATTCACCACCGCGGTCAGGCCTGCGCAATGA
- the prfA gene encoding peptide chain release factor 1, with the protein MFEQVDDLVAEHAELEKQMSDPAIHGDQAKARSVGRRYAELGPIVAKYAEWRRTGDDLAAAKELAEDDPSFRTEIPDLESALATLTDDLRVLLIPRDVNDDKDVIVEVKAGEGGDESALFAGDLLRMYLRYAERQGWKTELLDATESDLGGYKDATLAVRGRGEPMPWSRLKYEGGVHRVQRVPATESQGRIHTSAAGVLVLPEAEEVEVDIDPNDLRIDVYRSSGPGGQSVNTTDSAVRITHVPTGIVVSCQNEKSQLQNKESAMRILRARMLQAAQEAADAEASEARRSQVRTVDRSERIRTYNFPENRISDHRVGYKAYNLDQVLDGDLDAVVQALADADTKAALGGDDS; encoded by the coding sequence GGAGCTCGAGAAGCAGATGTCGGATCCGGCGATCCACGGCGACCAGGCCAAGGCTCGCTCGGTGGGGCGCCGCTACGCCGAGCTCGGGCCGATCGTCGCGAAGTACGCCGAGTGGCGACGTACCGGCGACGACCTGGCCGCGGCGAAGGAGCTCGCGGAGGACGACCCGTCGTTCCGCACCGAGATCCCCGATCTCGAAAGCGCGCTCGCAACGCTGACCGACGACCTGCGGGTGCTACTGATCCCGCGCGACGTCAACGACGACAAGGACGTGATCGTCGAGGTCAAGGCAGGCGAGGGCGGCGACGAGTCCGCATTGTTTGCCGGCGACCTGCTGCGCATGTATCTGCGCTACGCCGAACGGCAGGGCTGGAAGACCGAGCTGCTCGATGCCACCGAGAGCGACCTCGGCGGCTACAAGGACGCGACGCTTGCGGTACGCGGCCGCGGCGAGCCCATGCCGTGGAGCCGGCTGAAGTACGAAGGTGGCGTCCACCGGGTGCAGCGGGTGCCGGCAACCGAGTCGCAGGGTCGCATCCACACCAGCGCCGCCGGCGTGCTCGTCCTGCCCGAAGCCGAGGAGGTCGAGGTCGACATCGACCCCAACGACCTGCGCATCGACGTCTACCGGTCGTCCGGGCCCGGCGGCCAGAGCGTCAACACGACGGACTCCGCGGTCCGGATCACCCATGTGCCGACCGGGATCGTCGTGTCGTGCCAGAACGAGAAGTCGCAGCTGCAGAACAAGGAGAGCGCGATGCGCATCCTGCGGGCGCGGATGCTGCAGGCCGCACAGGAGGCGGCCGACGCGGAGGCCTCCGAAGCGCGTCGCAGCCAGGTCCGCACCGTCGACCGCAGCGAGCGGATCCGCACCTACAACTTCCCGGAGAACCGAATCAGCGACCACCGGGTCGGCTACAAGGCCTACAACCTCGACCAGGTGCTCGACGGCGACCTCGACGCGGTGGTGCAGGCGCTCGCCGACGCCGACACGAAGGCGGCGCTCGGCGGCGACGACTCGTGA